A stretch of Thermomicrobium roseum DSM 5159 DNA encodes these proteins:
- a CDS encoding phosphoadenosine phosphosulfate reductase family protein, translating to MQTGERRVRHILSLSGGKDSTALAIYLRDRIPELEYVFCDTGEELPETYEYLERLEAFLGKPIVRLNPERPFSHYLDLYRGVLPDARTRWCTRMLKIRPFERYVGDDPTIHYIAIRADEAHRKGYISKKPNITPRYPFIEAGITKHDVIRILQESSIGLPSYYTWRSRSGCYFCFFQQKIEWIGLLQHHPDLYEKAMSYEKLDPVTGQRFTWNPEESLQELARPERVEDILTKAGQQYKRDKDSTNLLSILFDDDWDACLICHL from the coding sequence ATGCAAACCGGTGAACGGCGGGTCCGGCACATTCTCTCGCTTTCGGGAGGGAAGGACAGCACGGCGCTGGCCATTTACCTGCGTGACCGGATACCGGAACTCGAATACGTGTTTTGCGACACTGGGGAGGAACTTCCCGAGACATACGAATACTTAGAGCGTCTCGAAGCGTTTCTCGGCAAGCCGATCGTACGCCTAAACCCTGAGCGCCCCTTCTCCCACTATCTGGATCTCTACAGAGGCGTCCTTCCTGACGCACGAACCCGGTGGTGCACACGTATGCTGAAGATCAGACCATTCGAGCGATATGTCGGCGATGATCCGACGATCCACTACATCGCCATTAGAGCTGACGAAGCCCATCGCAAAGGTTACATATCTAAGAAGCCCAACATTACGCCTCGATATCCCTTCATTGAAGCGGGCATTACCAAACATGATGTCATCAGAATCCTACAGGAGAGTTCTATAGGACTACCTTCGTACTATACTTGGCGGTCGCGATCTGGATGCTACTTTTGCTTCTTTCAACAGAAAATTGAGTGGATTGGCCTGTTACAGCACCATCCTGATCTCTATGAGAAAGCCATGAGCTATGAGAAACTTGATCCTGTGACAGGTCAGCGCTTTACTTGGAATCCAGAAGAGAGCCTGCAAGAACTAGCGCGTCCGGAGCGAGTAGAGGATATCCTAACAAAGGCGGGACAACAGTATAAGCGGGACAAGGATAGCACAAACCTTTTGAGCATACTATTTGATGATGACTGGGACGCATGTTTGATTTGCCATTTGTAA
- a CDS encoding DUF4007 family protein: MPRYAQGCGLVTADSLTVLGNHIAKADPTLSCLSTHWLMHYHLSAPQGPGPWFWHYLVTRVLKPGYEISGHHLAQELAHALREHGGTRLQERTIRTTATVFIGSYAKPEGLSAIRLLQQVGRDRYLVRQPEPVPLWVFAYALVDTWRQLWPDRVTVNLASLFEPGGLSSIFFLDEASVDQLVVSLAREGLIDLYRVAPPYQLVRRWEGDPRGQILERVYEHP; the protein is encoded by the coding sequence ATGCCTAGGTATGCGCAGGGTTGCGGACTCGTCACAGCGGACTCACTAACAGTACTTGGCAATCATATAGCTAAAGCTGATCCAACCCTTTCTTGCTTATCTACTCATTGGCTCATGCACTATCACCTGAGCGCACCGCAGGGGCCTGGTCCGTGGTTCTGGCACTACTTGGTGACGCGTGTCCTCAAGCCTGGGTACGAAATCAGCGGGCATCACCTTGCCCAAGAACTGGCGCACGCGCTGCGCGAGCACGGTGGTACCAGGTTACAGGAGCGAACGATCCGGACCACAGCGACCGTTTTCATCGGGTCCTACGCCAAGCCGGAAGGCCTGTCGGCCATCCGACTCCTGCAACAGGTCGGCAGGGACCGGTACCTCGTGCGCCAGCCGGAACCTGTTCCGCTTTGGGTCTTCGCGTATGCGCTCGTCGACACGTGGAGGCAGCTCTGGCCCGATCGAGTGACCGTGAATTTAGCCAGCCTCTTCGAGCCTGGTGGACTTTCCAGCATTTTCTTCCTCGACGAGGCCAGTGTCGATCAGCTGGTCGTTTCCTTGGCTCGCGAGGGACTGATCGATCTCTACCGTGTCGCTCCGCCGTACCAGCTCGTCCGACGCTGGGAGGGGGATCCGCGAGGG